The following proteins are co-located in the Diaphorobacter sp. HDW4B genome:
- the cphA gene encoding cyanophycin synthetase yields the protein MATFNDIQLLRTTYLRGPSVWTYRPVLEVWLDLGELEDYPSNKIPGLNERLTTWLPDLIEHHCGVGERGGFLLRLKEGTWMGHVLEHVIIELLNLAGMPAEFGQTREISQRGVYRMVFRCPEETVARTALAYGHKLLMAAINDQPFDLKPAIQAIKTEINDRYLGPSTGCIVDAAGERRIPHIRLNDGNLVQLGYGAAQRRIWTAESDQTSAIAEGIAQDKDFTKRLLAACGVPVPEGQIVNSPEEAWEVAQDIGFPVTVKPSDGNHARGVTLDLHAEEDIKAAFALAEPEGSDVIVEKFIDGTEHRLLVVGGKLVAACRGETVSVSGNGKSTLAELVAVVNQDPRRGPEQEYPLDWINLEAPAVKLELKRQNVTPASVPAQGESILLQRNGNMAIDCTDEVHPDVAYYATLAAKIVGLDIAGMDMILQDVSKPMRGQGAILEVNAGPGLLMHLKPTSGAPRPVGQAIVEHLFPATEDGTGAGRIPVVGIAGTRENAFIARLVGWLLQLSGKLTGVTSEQGMFLNNRQTQKTNTANWAGAHRLLTNRLAQAAVIETTARSILEEGLAYDRCLVGVVTDMDGFETLKDHDVHEQGQMTRVMRTQIDVVLDEGAGVLNADIEQVADLARLCDGEVLLYSMNADNAHIAKHRADNAEGRAVFVRNNQVVLATGAQERVLGTLDALALPGSRKPDTPALLAAIAAAWSMDIAPDLIGAGIKTFEYNEI from the coding sequence ATGGCGACATTCAACGATATCCAACTCTTGCGCACCACTTATCTGCGCGGCCCCAGCGTCTGGACCTACCGCCCCGTTCTGGAGGTCTGGCTGGATCTGGGAGAGTTGGAGGACTATCCGTCCAACAAGATCCCCGGCCTCAACGAACGACTGACCACCTGGTTGCCCGATCTGATCGAGCACCACTGCGGCGTGGGCGAACGCGGCGGCTTTCTGCTGCGTCTGAAGGAAGGCACCTGGATGGGCCATGTGCTGGAGCACGTGATCATCGAGCTGCTGAACCTCGCCGGCATGCCCGCCGAATTCGGTCAGACGCGCGAGATCTCCCAGCGCGGCGTCTACCGCATGGTGTTCCGCTGCCCTGAAGAAACCGTGGCGCGCACCGCTCTGGCCTACGGTCACAAGCTGCTGATGGCTGCAATCAACGACCAGCCGTTCGATCTGAAGCCCGCAATCCAGGCCATCAAGACCGAAATCAACGACCGCTACCTCGGCCCGAGCACCGGCTGCATCGTCGATGCCGCTGGCGAGCGCCGCATTCCGCACATCCGCCTGAACGACGGCAACCTCGTGCAACTCGGCTACGGCGCAGCCCAACGCCGCATCTGGACCGCCGAGAGCGACCAGACCAGCGCGATTGCCGAAGGCATCGCCCAGGACAAGGACTTCACCAAGCGCCTGCTCGCCGCCTGCGGCGTGCCCGTGCCCGAAGGCCAGATCGTCAACTCGCCCGAAGAAGCCTGGGAAGTCGCGCAGGACATCGGTTTCCCCGTGACCGTGAAGCCCTCCGACGGCAACCACGCGCGCGGCGTGACGCTGGACCTGCATGCCGAAGAAGACATCAAAGCCGCCTTCGCGCTGGCCGAGCCCGAAGGCTCCGATGTGATCGTCGAGAAGTTCATCGACGGCACCGAGCACCGTCTGCTGGTGGTCGGCGGCAAGCTGGTTGCAGCCTGCCGCGGCGAGACCGTGAGCGTGTCCGGCAACGGCAAGTCCACGCTGGCCGAACTGGTCGCCGTGGTCAATCAGGATCCGCGCCGTGGCCCCGAGCAGGAATACCCGCTCGACTGGATCAACCTCGAAGCCCCGGCCGTCAAGCTGGAGCTCAAGCGCCAGAACGTCACCCCCGCGTCCGTGCCTGCACAAGGTGAATCCATCTTGCTGCAACGCAACGGCAACATGGCCATCGACTGCACTGACGAAGTGCACCCCGACGTGGCCTACTACGCCACACTCGCGGCCAAGATCGTGGGTCTGGACATCGCCGGCATGGACATGATCCTGCAGGACGTCTCCAAGCCCATGCGCGGTCAGGGCGCGATCCTCGAAGTCAACGCCGGCCCCGGCCTGCTGATGCACCTGAAGCCCACCAGCGGCGCACCGCGTCCGGTCGGTCAGGCCATCGTCGAGCACCTGTTCCCCGCCACCGAAGACGGCACCGGCGCGGGTCGCATTCCCGTGGTCGGCATCGCCGGCACGCGCGAGAACGCGTTCATCGCGCGCCTCGTCGGCTGGCTGCTGCAGTTGTCGGGCAAGCTCACCGGCGTGACCAGCGAACAGGGCATGTTCCTGAACAACCGCCAGACGCAGAAGACCAACACCGCCAACTGGGCCGGTGCGCATCGCCTGCTGACCAACCGCCTCGCGCAAGCCGCCGTGATCGAAACCACCGCGCGCTCGATCCTCGAAGAAGGTCTGGCCTACGACCGCTGCCTGGTCGGCGTGGTCACCGACATGGACGGCTTTGAAACCTTGAAGGACCACGACGTGCACGAGCAAGGTCAGATGACCCGCGTGATGCGCACGCAGATCGACGTGGTGCTCGACGAAGGTGCTGGCGTGCTGAACGCCGACATCGAGCAGGTCGCCGATCTCGCCCGCCTGTGCGATGGCGAAGTGCTGCTGTACTCGATGAATGCCGACAACGCACACATCGCCAAGCACCGCGCGGACAACGCCGAAGGCCGTGCCGTGTTCGTGCGCAACAACCAGGTGGTGCTGGCCACGGGCGCGCAGGAGCGCGTGCTCGGAACGCTCGACGCGCTCGCCCTGCCCGGCAGCCGCAAGCCCGACACCCCGGCACTGCTGGCCGCGATTGCCGCAGCCTGGTCGATGGACATCGCGCCCGATCTGATCGGCGCGGGCATCAAGACTTTCGAGTACAACGAGATCTGA